The following nucleotide sequence is from Erythrobacter aurantius.
TGGAAATGCGCCGCCAACTCGCCTAGCGATGCGGCAGAGCACGGGAGAGAGAATACCGCGATGACTGATACCCCATACATCCGCCCCGACATGAAAGCCTTTCTCGATGCGCTTGCCGCGATCGGCGGACCTAAGATCGCCGAGATGACGCTGGAGGAAGCGCGCGCTTCCTATGTCACGCTGCACGGCATGGCGGACCGTCCGGCGCGTGATCTGGCACTGGTGCGCGATCTGACCTGTCCCGGCCCGGATGGCGACATCCACCTGCGCCTCTATGACACACGCGAGGCACGCGAACCCGGCCCGGTCATCACATTCTACCACGGCGGCGGTTTCGTGATCGGCGATCTGGAGACGCACCACAATCTCTGCACCGAGATTGCCGCGCTGATGGACCTGCCGCTGGTCGCGGTCGATTACCGGCGGGCGCCGGAGCACCCCTTCCCCGCCGCGATTGACGATTGCGAGGCGGCAACGCGCTGGATCGCTTCCTCGCCTGAAGGTTTAGGGCGCGAAGTCACGGGCATCGTCACCATCGGCGACAGCGCCGGAGGCACGGCGACGCTGGCGGTGGGGCAATTGCTGGCCGACAATCCCGCCGATGTCCCGGTGGTGTTGCAGGTGCCGATCTTCCCGCTTGCCAGCAATGCGATGGGATCAACCAGCCTTGAGGAATTTGCCGACGGCTTCATCCTCAGCAAGGTCGCGGTCGAGTTCTTCGATCAGGCCTATGGCGCGCCGCGCGACGATCACCGCGCGTTTCCGATCCTGGGCGATCACTGCAAGGCGCCGCCGACGGTGCTCGTCACCGCCAGCCTCGATCCGATCCGGGATTCGGGGCGCGATTATGCCAAGGCGCTGGCCGATGCCGGGCGCGACTGCGTGTTCCTCGAAATGCAGGGTGTCACCCACAGCTTCACCAATATCCGGCAGGCTGTTCCCAGCACTCAGGGCGATCTGGAACGGATGATCGCGGCGATGAAGTTCATGCTCGGGAATCCGGCCCAATGAGCGAGCTTCCCTATCGTCCCTGCGCCGGCTTCATGCTGGTGAACCACGAACGCAAAGTCTTCGTCGGCCAGCGCATCGACGCCTCGGCACACGGTTTCTGGCAGATGCCGCAGGGCGGGATCGACAAGGGCGAAGACCCGCAGGAAGCGGCCCTGCGCGAGTTGGAAGAGGAAACCGGGATCGGCGCGCATCTGGTGGAGGTGATCGCCCCCGCATCGCGCACCATGCTGTATGATCTGCCGCCCGATCTGCTGGGCCGGGTGTGGAAGGGCAAATATCGCGGACAGGAACAGTTCTGGTATCTCGGCCGCTTCCTCGGCAGCGATGCCGATATCAACCTTGAGGCGCATGATCCGCCCGAATTCAACGAATACCGCTGGATCGCGCCCGAACAGCTGCCCGAGCTGATCATTCCGTTCAAGCGCGATGTCTACACCGCGCTGGTCAAGGAATTCGCGCCGCTGATCTGATGATCGGTTGCTGGCCTAGTTGCTGGCAGGCCCGCCCTCTGCCGTGTCCGCTGCAAGCCGCGCCGGAGGGCCGGCGGCAATCGTCGCCTTGAGCGCGACGGTTTCGGGGCAGCTTTCGCCGCA
It contains:
- a CDS encoding alpha/beta hydrolase; its protein translation is MTDTPYIRPDMKAFLDALAAIGGPKIAEMTLEEARASYVTLHGMADRPARDLALVRDLTCPGPDGDIHLRLYDTREAREPGPVITFYHGGGFVIGDLETHHNLCTEIAALMDLPLVAVDYRRAPEHPFPAAIDDCEAATRWIASSPEGLGREVTGIVTIGDSAGGTATLAVGQLLADNPADVPVVLQVPIFPLASNAMGSTSLEEFADGFILSKVAVEFFDQAYGAPRDDHRAFPILGDHCKAPPTVLVTASLDPIRDSGRDYAKALADAGRDCVFLEMQGVTHSFTNIRQAVPSTQGDLERMIAAMKFMLGNPAQ
- a CDS encoding RNA pyrophosphohydrolase — translated: MSELPYRPCAGFMLVNHERKVFVGQRIDASAHGFWQMPQGGIDKGEDPQEAALRELEEETGIGAHLVEVIAPASRTMLYDLPPDLLGRVWKGKYRGQEQFWYLGRFLGSDADINLEAHDPPEFNEYRWIAPEQLPELIIPFKRDVYTALVKEFAPLI